CAGAGATCGAGGCAGAAGAGGCCTCTGGTTTGCAGGTGCTTCTTGATAACGGTGTTCAGATGATCGCCTTCAAGGATCAGGCAAAGATGGAAGCAGAAGCGCCGGACTTTCTGGAGCTTTGGGTCGAGCGTGTGGCTGAGGCGGGCAAGCCTGAGGCCGGGCGTGAGCATGCTGATTTCATCAAGCGGCGCGTCAAAGAATTGGCGGGTGAGTAAGATGAGCGCGCCCAGTCGGGATGTGATCTGATGAGCGCGGCGCTTGCGCGGCTGGGTACCGGTCTGTGGTGGCTTAGTGCCGCTACAGGCTGGGTGGCATTGGCCTTTATGGCTGCTGCCGGGGCTGTTGATGTTGTGGGTACGGCGATGTTTGACAAGCCGTTGCAAGGCACCTTCGAGATGTCTGAACAGGCGCTTGCGGCGGTGATCTTTCTGGGCTTGTTACATACGCAGATCAACCAGACGCATATCGTTGTCGATCTCTTTACCGAGCGGTTGAGGGGACGCGCAGCACAGCTTTCAAAGGCTTTTGCGCTTAGCGCTACGGCGCTGGCGCTTGGGCTGATCGCGGTTCAGACGTGGCCGCAATTCACGGCGAGCTTTGCAATCAACGAGCAAGCGCCGGGCGCGCTCAGCTTCCCGATCTGGCCGGTCAAGGGGTTGGTCAGTATCGGTGCGTTGGCGGCAATGGCGGTGGCGGTTGTGCAGGCGGTGATTGCCTGGATCCGGCTGTTTGCGCCTTCTATTGAGAATGGAACACAATCATGAGCCCGGTTGAGCTTGGCATGATGGCGATTGCCGCCACATTGGTGTTATCGCTGGTGGGTGTTCCGATTGGCATTTCGATGATCCTGACCGCTTGCGGTGGCATGTTGGCCACCATCGGCGAGCGGTTCATGTGGTCGACGCTGAAATCGCTGCCCTATGATTTCGCCTCGCAATACACGTTTGTCGTGGTGCCGATGTTCGTTCTGATGGGCGTGGTGTCGGCCAAGGCCAACATTATTCAGGAACTTTATACCTCTGCCGCCAAATGGATGGGCGGGATGCGCGGCGGGCTTTATGGGGCGACGGTGTTCGCTTCGGCAGGCTTCTCGGCGATTTCCGGCTCGACGGTTGTGAACTCGTCGGTGTTCGGCAAGGTCGCGTTGCCCGAGATGCTGCGCCACGGCTGTCACAAGGGGTTCAGTGCGGCCTCAATCGCAGCCGCAGGAACGCTGGCGGGGCTGATCCCGCCGTCGCTGAGTTTTGTGGTCTATGGCATCCTGACCGGCGAATCCATTGGCCGGTTGCTGATGGCGGGGATCGTGCCGGGGATCATCACTGCGGTTGTCTATATCATCGTGATCATGATCATGATGCGGGTGAGGCCCGATTATGCCCCGAAAACGTTGCGGGATTATTCACTGGGTGAAAAGCTGCGCTCTCTTACCTCGGTCTGGCCCATTCTGATTTTGGCGACCCTGGTGATTGGCGGCATCTATCTGGGCTTCATGCCGCCGTCGGCTGCGGGGGCCGTTGGGGCTGCGGGAGCGATCATTCTGGCGCTGGCGCGCCGCTCGATCAGTGCGCGTGATCTCTCGCAATCGTTCCATGAAACCATGATGATCACCGGGACATTGTTTCTGGTGGTGATGGGGGGGCTTCTGCTCAGCCGCTTTTTCGTGATCAGCGGGTTCATTCGCGAGTTGACCGATTTGATTGCGGCGATGGACCTGAGCGTGCTGGAATTCGTGGCGATTGTTGTCTGCCTCTATCTGGTTTTGGGCATGTTCATCGACCCGCTGTCGATGGTCGTTGTGACATTGCCGATCCTCTATCCACTGTCCAAGGAGTTGGGCATGGACGGGATCTGGTTTGCGGTGATCATCGTCAAACTGGTCGAGATTTCCGTTATCACGCCGCCTGTCGGGTTAAACCTGTTTGCGGTGATGGCCGCCTCGGAAACCAAGATATCGGCACGTGAAATCTATGTCGGCATTCTGCCTTTCGTTCTGGCCGAGGCGGTGATCCTGATCATCCTCGTGGCCTTTCCGATCCTTTCCACATGGTTGCCGACGCAGATGATCGGCTGACCAATCCTCCACTTCAATTCTTTGCTAGGAATATCTCATGACCTTCCAAACTACTCAGATCAGCTTTGCTGAGCTTCCCACGCTTGTCGGCAAGACCGCCTATGTCTCTGACTGGATGGCGGTAGATCGTGAGCATCTGCAGATGTTTGCCAAGAGCTGTTATCTGGAGCCCGAAAACGTCGATATGAGTTTCAGCAAGAACAACGCCTTTGGCTCAGATCTCGTTGATGGGTTCCTTCTGTTGTCGATGCTGGTTTTCTGGAACTTCAAGGACTTCCCGATGAAGAGCGACCGGGCCTGGGGTCTGAATTATGGGCTGAACCGCGTGCGTTGGATCACGCC
This window of the Rhodobacteraceae bacterium LMO-JJ12 genome carries:
- a CDS encoding TRAP transporter large permease, yielding MSPVELGMMAIAATLVLSLVGVPIGISMILTACGGMLATIGERFMWSTLKSLPYDFASQYTFVVVPMFVLMGVVSAKANIIQELYTSAAKWMGGMRGGLYGATVFASAGFSAISGSTVVNSSVFGKVALPEMLRHGCHKGFSAASIAAAGTLAGLIPPSLSFVVYGILTGESIGRLLMAGIVPGIITAVVYIIVIMIMMRVRPDYAPKTLRDYSLGEKLRSLTSVWPILILATLVIGGIYLGFMPPSAAGAVGAAGAIILALARRSISARDLSQSFHETMMITGTLFLVVMGGLLLSRFFVISGFIRELTDLIAAMDLSVLEFVAIVVCLYLVLGMFIDPLSMVVVTLPILYPLSKELGMDGIWFAVIIVKLVEISVITPPVGLNLFAVMAASETKISAREIYVGILPFVLAEAVILIILVAFPILSTWLPTQMIG
- a CDS encoding TRAP transporter small permease; translated protein: MSAALARLGTGLWWLSAATGWVALAFMAAAGAVDVVGTAMFDKPLQGTFEMSEQALAAVIFLGLLHTQINQTHIVVDLFTERLRGRAAQLSKAFALSATALALGLIAVQTWPQFTASFAINEQAPGALSFPIWPVKGLVSIGALAAMAVAVVQAVIAWIRLFAPSIENGTQS